The DNA segment GCGATATTGTCAGGGGCGTCGTCGACCAGCAGGTCGACGTCCTTGGTGAAGCGCGTCGCGCCGTGGGCGATGACGGCGAAACCACCGATGAGGATGTAGCGGGCCCCGGCGTCGTTCAGCGCTCGGCAGAGCCGGACGAGGTCGTCCGGTTCAGGTGCTCGTGAGTACGACGAGTCATCTCGGTCATCCACGCATCGGCCTCTTCGAAGGAGCGGAACCTGGAGACACCTCTGGGAACGAGCCACGCCGAGCCACGCAGCACCGCCGCCGTCCGTGCAAGCGCGCCCTGGTCGGTCAAGGCCGATCCCTGAGGTCTACGACGCCCGGCCGTTCGCATGTCGGCATTGTCTCACGCGGTTGATCTGACCTTGCCACACACCTCCACGCGCAAGCCGTAGCATCGACGCTGGGTGAGAGCCGGAGCCCCGACCACGCCTGATGGAGGCCACGGGCTTCAACCCGTGCGCCAGCTTCGGACCGTGGCAACCCTCGCGGTCGGCCACTGCGGTTCTGCGTCTGTGGCGCAGTGGGTGGTGCCGGCGGGCGCTCCTGTTGCGCCATCCGGAGATCCGTCGCTCCGGCGCGGGATCTCGTGCAAGGCGTGGGGGCCCCCAGCCCCACGCCTGTGACTCGCCTGCGCGACGGATCTCGTGAATCGAGACGGATGACTCCACAAGTCGCCCCCACCGGCACCACCCACCGCGCCCTGCGCCGTTGCTCCGTAGGGGCGCCCCTTGTGGCCGCCCGTCAGGCGAACGGTCCCGGGGTCTTGGTTCGAGCTGAACGACATGGGTGGACAGATCAACCCATGAGGCCCGCGCGAATGGCGTCGACGATGCGGTCGCGCTCGGCGGGACTGTAGTCGTCACGGTAGGTGCGGAGGAAGATCTGCACTTTCAGTTCCGTGTCGCTGATGTCCGGCTGCTCCGCGCGGATGCCGGAAATGAGAATCCGTCGCGCCGTGTCGAACATCTCGGACATCATCCGTACACGCTCACTCGGCGTGAGCGTGGCGAACATCGCGCTGAAGGCGGCGTCGACGTCTGGCGGTGTGTCGTTCATGACCGCGCGCCTTCCAGAGCGGCGGACCCCGAGCGTGGCCGCCCACTTCTCGATGTAGCCCCAATCGAGACGCTCGCGCCGCGCCGCGATGACGCCGCGGATGTCGCGCAACTGCACGTCGGAACCGCTGCCGCTGGCCCACACCAGTTTCGCCAGGATCAGATCCTCTGCAGACACCATCCAGACCG comes from the Acidobacteriota bacterium genome and includes:
- a CDS encoding nucleotidyltransferase; the protein is MHDQLEVLALVAARLETAGIAYMVTGSLAAGYYGQPRMTRDVDLVVELAPDDPARIETLLGDAFLVSAESARAAMVHQTMFNAIHREAFVKVDFVIRKSAPFRVEEFGRRRRVDLDGHTVWMVSAEDLILAKLVWASGSGSDVQLRDIRGVIAARRERLDWGYIEKWAATLGVRRSGRRAVMNDTPPDVDAAFSAMFATLTPSERVRMMSEMFDTARRILISGIRAEQPDISDTELKVQIFLRTYRDDYSPAERDRIVDAIRAGLMG